A window of Nitrospirota bacterium genomic DNA:
GCGAAGGCACCGAGGTATTGGGCGGGTCGGCGACCTATTTTGCAACCGCGGCCAGTTATTTCACCGGCGTGGATCTCATCGCCGTGGTGGGGGAGGATTTTCCGGAGGCCCACCTGAAGTTCCTCAAGAGCCGCGGCATCGACCTGGCGGGATTGGAACGGCGGCCCGGCCAGACCTTTCGCTGGAAAGGCGAGTATACTCACCAGCTGAACGAAGCCCATACCCTGGACACCAAGCTGAACGTCTTCGAAACGTTCCGGCCCAAGATTCCCGAGGCGTACCGGTCGCCGGACTTGCTGTTTCTCGGCAATATCGACCCGGAGCTCCAGTTGGACGTGCTGCAGCAGGTCAAGCGGCCCACGCTGGTGGCCTGCGACACGATGAATTTTTGGATCAACGGCAAGCGGGACGCGCTCTGGCGCACGTTGGCCCAGGTGGACGTGCTGGTGATCAACGACGGCGAGGCCAGGGCGCTGGGCGAGTCGCCGAACCTCGTGCAAGTGGCGCAAAAGATTCTCGCCAAGGGGCCCAAGCATCTGATCATCAAGCGGGGGGAGTACGGGGTCTTGTTCTTCAACCAGAAGCAGATGTTCGGGGCCCCCGCCTATCCGCTCGAACAGGTCCGCGATCCGACCGGGGCCGGGGACACGTTTGCGGGAGGCTTCATGGGATACCTGGCGGCGACCGGCAATCTGTCGGAGCAGGCCATCCGGCAGGCGATCATCTTCGGCAGCGTCATGGCTTCCTTTACGGTTGAGGCCTTCAGTCTTGACCGATTGCGCGCGCTGGATTACAAAGAGATCGAAGCCCGGTTTCGGGAATTCAAGCGGCTCACCCATTTTGACGATTTGCCGTGAGGTCGCCATTGCTTCAGCGCGTGAGTGGAACCGTTCTGGCCTGTCTCCTCTGCTGGATGGGCGGGTGGCTGGGCTGCGGCTCGGAGGAAGCGGTCAAGCGGGCCGACGGCTATTACAAAGAAGGGATGGCCAATCTGGAGAACAATCGCCAGAAGGCCTTTGTCTCCTTCCAGAAGGCGATCCAGGAAAATCCCAAGCATCGGGACGCGCATTATTATGCGGGGCATATCTATGCCGAACAGCAGAAATATCCGCAGGCCGAGGAGGAGTTCCGCGAAGCGTTACGGATCGACCCTGAGTACTCCGAGGCACGCAATTACCTGGGCAACGTGCTCAAGGAGCAGGACCGCTGGCAGGAGGCGATCAGCGCCTATCGTCGCGCGTTGAGCAACCCCTTGTACGCGACGCCGGACGTGGCCTGGTACAATCTGGGCCTGGCCCTCGCCCATGAAGGCGATATGCCGGGGGCGGCGCGGGCCTTCGAAGACGCCCTGTTGGTAACGCCTCCAAACGCCCCTTCGGCGCAGGTGCAGTTGGAGTTGGGGCGGGTCTATTACCGTCTTGGTTATGATACGAAGGCGCGCGAGTTTCTGATGCGCGTGGCCACGTTGGATAAGGGCGGACGGTTCGCCGCCGAGGCGAACCAATTACTGGAGCGGCTCAGGCCGTAGCGGACGACGGAGTCATATGGAATCGATCGGGGATTTTTTCAGGCAGGTCCGCGAAACCAAGGGGCTGACGCTCGACGATGTCGCCTCGAAGACCCGCATTCATCCGGAATTCCTGATGGCGCTCGAGGAGGGCAATTATGCCCGGTTGCCGGATCAGGTGTTCGCCAAGGGGTTCGTCCGATCCTATGCCCGTTCCCTGGGACTGGACGAGGAGGACGCCATGCGGCGGTTCGCCGATTCCGCGGGGTCCTTCTACAACAAGCAATCGGAGCTCGAACTGCTGCGGGTGCGGCAGGTGGCGGATGAACGTCAGCGGCAGGCAAACCGCAAGGTGATCTTTGCCGCCGCCGCCGTGGCGGTGCTGGCGTTGGTCCTGTTGCTCGGTCGCGAGCAATCCACGATGACCAAGCACCGCCCGGCTGTCGACGCGGAGCCGCCCGCCGCCCCTGCGGGGCCGGCGACGGGCGCATCGCGCGCCCAGGCCGAGCGCAAGCCTTCCGACAGCGCGCCGGTTCGCCGCGGGCCGGAGCGGCCCGAGACCGGGCCCTCTGCCGCAACAGAGCCGAAGCCCCAGGAGGCGGTGCCGGGGCCCGGCCAGTCGGCCGCGGAGCAGGAGGCGATATTGCCCCTGCCGACGGTATCCACCTCCCCCCTGGCGGGCC
This region includes:
- a CDS encoding sugar kinase produces the protein MGKLLVVGSVALDTVRTPFGEGTEVLGGSATYFATAASYFTGVDLIAVVGEDFPEAHLKFLKSRGIDLAGLERRPGQTFRWKGEYTHQLNEAHTLDTKLNVFETFRPKIPEAYRSPDLLFLGNIDPELQLDVLQQVKRPTLVACDTMNFWINGKRDALWRTLAQVDVLVINDGEARALGESPNLVQVAQKILAKGPKHLIIKRGEYGVLFFNQKQMFGAPAYPLEQVRDPTGAGDTFAGGFMGYLAATGNLSEQAIRQAIIFGSVMASFTVEAFSLDRLRALDYKEIEARFREFKRLTHFDDLP
- a CDS encoding tetratricopeptide repeat protein → MSGTVLACLLCWMGGWLGCGSEEAVKRADGYYKEGMANLENNRQKAFVSFQKAIQENPKHRDAHYYAGHIYAEQQKYPQAEEEFREALRIDPEYSEARNYLGNVLKEQDRWQEAISAYRRALSNPLYATPDVAWYNLGLALAHEGDMPGAARAFEDALLVTPPNAPSAQVQLELGRVYYRLGYDTKAREFLMRVATLDKGGRFAAEANQLLERLRP
- a CDS encoding helix-turn-helix domain-containing protein, with protein sequence MESIGDFFRQVRETKGLTLDDVASKTRIHPEFLMALEEGNYARLPDQVFAKGFVRSYARSLGLDEEDAMRRFADSAGSFYNKQSELELLRVRQVADERQRQANRKVIFAAAAVAVLALVLLLGREQSTMTKHRPAVDAEPPAAPAGPATGASRAQAERKPSDSAPVRRGPERPETGPSAATEPKPQEAVPGPGQSAAEQEAILPLPTVSTSPLAGLPGQADPTHSAPLVLDLEALELSWVVIQIDGASPHEALMRPGDRVQWKASDRFSLTLGNAGGVRVSLNGKQQGPFGPRGRVARDIVLKRP